The following proteins are co-located in the Chlorocebus sabaeus isolate Y175 chromosome 21, mChlSab1.0.hap1, whole genome shotgun sequence genome:
- the LOC103227212 gene encoding uncharacterized protein has protein sequence MTELASSGGGSPAGDGEEGLGDERGLVIHHPAEEQPYRCLLCGQTFSQQPSLVRHQKAHAGSGRAAAFVCPECGKAFSVKHNLEVHQRTHTGERPFPCPECGRCFSLKQNLLTHQRIHSGEKPHQCAQCGRCFRESRFLLNHQRTHARMPAPHPRRPGVFGERRPYFCPRCGKSFAREGSLKTHQRSHGHGSEGQAAHLGRVL, from the coding sequence ATGACCGAGCTGGCGTCCTCCGGGGGCGGGTCCCCTGCGGGGGACGGGGAGGAGGGTCTGGGGGACGAGCGAGGCCTGGTCATCCACCACCCTGCGGAGGAGCAGCCGTACCGCTGCCTGCTGTGCGGCCAGACCTTCTCGCAGCAGCCCAGCCTGGTGCGGCACCAGAAGGCACACGCCGGGTCGGGCCGCGCGGCTGCCTTCGTGTGCCCCGAGTGCGGCAAGGCCTTCAGCGTCAAGCACAACCTCGAGGTGCACCAGCGCACGCACACCGGGGAGCGGCCCTTTCCCTGCCCCGAGTGCGGCCGCTGCTTCAGTCTCAAGCAGAACCTGCTCACGCACCAGCGTATCCACAGCGGCGAGAAGCCGCACCAGTGCGCGCAGTGCGGCCGCTGCTTCCGCGAGTCGCGCTTCCTGCTCAACCACCAGCGCACCCACGCGCGCATGCCCGCGCCCCACCCGCGCCGCCCCGGGGTTTTCGGGGAGCGGCGGCCCTACTTCTGCCCCCGCTGCGGCAAGAGCTTCGCACGCGAGGGCTCACTCAAGACCCATCAGCGCAGCCACGGCCACGGGTCCGAGGGCCAGGCGGCCCACTTAGGACGCGTGCTATGA